The Candidatus Thermoplasmatota archaeon DNA window CACCAGTATTTGGATCAATAATCTCCGGGAGAAAATGATCAGCATTAATGTGCAGTTTTTTACAGGAACATTCGGAGACAACACCAGGACCGATAAGTTCCGTTAAGCCATAGTGTTCATGAGCTGTAATATTCCATCTTTTTTCGATGTTTTTCCGCATTTCATCACTCCATGCTTCAGCGCCAAAAAGACCCAGTCGAAGTTTAAAATCTGTTGCAGGATCAAGACCTTTTTCACTTGCAACTTCAGCGATATGAAGCGAGTACGATGGTGTACATGCAAGTGCTGTTGAGCCGAAATCCCGCATAACATCAATTTGCCGTTCGGTGTTTCCTGAACTAATGGTAATAACCATAGCTCCAATCTTTTGTGCACCTTTTTCAAAACCATGCGCACCTGTAAATAAACCATATCCATAGGCATTTTGCATAACATCCTTTTTTCGTAGCCCATTTGCATAGAGTGAACGCGCCATAACTTCAGCCCAAAGTTCAACATCATTCCTTGTATAGGGTCCTACAACTGGTTTTCCTGTTGTACCTGACGAGGCATGCACTTCAATGATATCATCAAGCGGTGTACAGACAAGACCAAATGGATAATAATTACGAAGATCTTGTTTTGTAAGAAATGGTATTTTTTCGATGTCTTGGAGCGTTTTAATATCAGAGGGTTTGACTTTGTGTTCATCGAATTTCTTTTTATAATAGATGTTTGTCGTATACACTCTTTTTACCAACGTTTTTAATCGTTGTAGTTGAAGTTGGTGCAGATCTTTGCTTGAGATTGCTTCGTTTTTTGGATCCCACATTGGCTCAGCCATACGTTTCTATCCTCCGGAAGAGTTAAGCATGAATATTATCATCACATATAATAGTTATGAAAAAGCATGATTTTTTAAACAGAAAAGAATATCTCCCTAAAAAAGTAAGGTCAAGAAAAGGCGATATCTATGAACGTAGTCGTGTGCGGCGCTGGTATGATGGGACGTGCAATTGCGTA harbors:
- a CDS encoding phenylacetate--CoA ligase yields the protein MAEPMWDPKNEAISSKDLHQLQLQRLKTLVKRVYTTNIYYKKKFDEHKVKPSDIKTLQDIEKIPFLTKQDLRNYYPFGLVCTPLDDIIEVHASSGTTGKPVVGPYTRNDVELWAEVMARSLYANGLRKKDVMQNAYGYGLFTGAHGFEKGAQKIGAMVITISSGNTERQIDVMRDFGSTALACTPSYSLHIAEVASEKGLDPATDFKLRLGLFGAEAWSDEMRKNIEKRWNITAHEHYGLTELIGPGVVSECSCKKLHINADHFLPEIIDPNTGETLDLNEEGELVFTTLTKEAFPALRFRTRDLALITEEECDCGRTLPIQSRIKGRSDDMMKIKGVIVFPSQIEAALMQVPGVSDNYQIVKTRTGDIYSLSVEIEPTEERYREGHLDDLEKKAEQEIYRILNLHVPVKTIAPKTIPRSTGKAKRVIERV